One Salvelinus namaycush isolate Seneca chromosome 4, SaNama_1.0, whole genome shotgun sequence genomic window carries:
- the LOC120045900 gene encoding G-protein coupled receptor 26-like codes for MHIADIAVFLFVVVIIVVSLLSNVVVVICFLYNPEIRKQVPGLFILNLTFCNLFLTVSTMPLTLVGLINKGNPGSSGFCQTVGFLDTFLTTNSMLSMGALSIDRWVAVVFPLSYHSRIRHRDAVIALAYTWLHSLSFSTVATCLSWVGYHHLYASCTLCNARASDTKTQFIIYTVVLHSLTFLMTLIVLCVTYLKVLKVARFHCKRIDVITMQTLLLLVDIHPSVRQRCLDEQRQRRQRATKKISTFIGTFVVCFAPYVITRIVELSTPGHISPHWGVLSKCLAYSKAACDPFVYSLLRNQYRKTFSDLANKILKRSSFNSSVRRVENGRATDTNNTKPTQ; via the exons ATGCACATAGCGGACATAGCTGTCTTTCTGTTTGTAGTAGTGATCATCGTTGTCTCGTTGCTGTCCAACGTGGTGGTGGTTATCTGCTTTCTGTACAACCCGGAGATTCGAAAGCAGGTTCCCGGGTTGTTTATCCTCAACCTTACCTTCTGCAACCTGTTTCTTACCGTTTCTACCATGCCTCTAACTCTGGTCGGACTTATCAACAAAGGAAACCCTGGAAGCAGCGGGTTCTGTCAAACTGTGGGTTTCCTGGACACTTTTCTCACCACGAACTCAATGCTCAGTATGGGGGCTTTGAGCATTGATAGATGGGTAGCGGTGGTTTTTCCGCTAAGCTACCACTCCAGAATACGACACCGGGACGCAGTGATAGCTCTGGCATACACGTGGTTACACTCGCTCTCCTTCTCCACGGTGGCCACTTGCCTCTCCTGGGTTGGGTACCATCACCTTTACGCATCCTGTACGCTCTGCAATGCGAGAGCAAGTGACACTAAGACGCAGTTCATCATCTACACTGTGGTTTTACACTCGCTCACTTTTCTCATGACCTTGATTGTGTTGTGTGTAACGTACCTGAAAGTGCTGAAAGTTGCGCGTTTTCACTGTAAACGCATCGACGTGATCACTATGCAGACCTTATTGCTGCTTGTGGATATTCACCCGAG TGTGCGCCAGCGATGCCTGGATGAGCAGAGACAGCGGAGGCAGAGAGCCACCAAGAAGATCAGCACATTCATTGGAACGTTTGTGGTGTGCTTTGCCCCCTACGTCATTACGAG AATTGTGGAGCTCTCCACCCCAGGACACATAAGCCCTCATTGGGGTGTCCTGTCCAAGTGTTTGGCCTACAGCAAGGCAGCCTGTGACCCTTTTGTCTACTCACTGCTCCGAAACCAGTACAGGAAGACATTCAGTGACCTGGCTAACAAGATCTTGAAGAGGAGCTCCTTTAACTCCTCCGTCCGCAGGGTGGAGAATGGCAGGGCTACCGATACCAACAACACCAAACCCACCCAGTGA